The following proteins are co-located in the Deinococcus metallilatus genome:
- a CDS encoding nitroreductase family protein: MLARRTTNGPFRPDPVRREHQHLLMRVAQAAPSHFNSQPWRFVLIEDPGTIATVADISGASMTELIEAGVFFERYRRYFRFSEAEMDERRDGIHIDHLPGPLRPFTRQVFSDTGLKLMRQLGVPKKLGEDNRKLVAGSPLLLAALLDKAEYRPGELSGFYSVFGLGAAIENIWNAVGALGMGIQFISTPMELPRQWQAIRELLRVPDDLELMAVYRLGYLPEGQKRPSIDWSSRHRKRLSQFVGRETCDVPEEEN, from the coding sequence ATGCTCGCCCGGCGCACCACCAACGGCCCTTTCCGTCCCGACCCGGTCCGCCGCGAACACCAGCACCTCTTGATGCGGGTGGCGCAGGCGGCCCCCAGTCACTTCAACAGCCAGCCCTGGCGCTTCGTGCTGATCGAGGACCCGGGGACCATCGCCACCGTCGCGGACATTTCCGGGGCCAGCATGACCGAACTGATCGAGGCGGGCGTCTTCTTCGAGCGGTACCGCCGCTACTTCCGCTTCTCGGAAGCCGAGATGGACGAGCGGCGTGACGGCATTCATATCGACCACCTGCCGGGACCGCTGCGGCCCTTCACCCGCCAGGTCTTTTCCGACACCGGCCTGAAGCTGATGCGGCAGCTCGGCGTGCCCAAAAAGCTGGGGGAGGACAACCGCAAACTGGTCGCGGGCAGTCCCCTGCTGCTGGCCGCGCTGCTGGACAAAGCGGAGTATCGCCCCGGCGAACTCAGCGGCTTTTACAGCGTCTTCGGTCTGGGCGCGGCCATCGAGAACATCTGGAACGCGGTGGGGGCGTTGGGGATGGGCATCCAGTTCATCAGCACGCCGATGGAGCTTCCGCGTCAGTGGCAGGCCATCCGCGAGCTGCTGCGCGTGCCGGACGACCTCGAACTGATGGCCGTGTACCGCCTGGGCTACCTGCCCGAAGGCCAGAAGCGCCCCAGCATCGACTGGAGCAGCCGCCACCGCAAGAGGCTTTCGCAGTTCGTGGGCCGCGAGACGTGTGACGTGCCGGAGGAGGAGAACTGA
- a CDS encoding DinB family protein gives MNTDAFYHYLTRTRRALWATLRAMPDEQLSRAVIPTEGARCIKDLVMHIAVVEDGWFRGDLLGRPLVRETFGWKPPSSPDEYWHHPEKSLEELLTYWEAVEQDTLARWPELIEQAATDRRVAVDEVLWHVMQHEVRHTAQIVQMIRLLGDVPPALDLAFFAAR, from the coding sequence GTGAATACTGACGCCTTCTACCACTACCTGACCCGGACACGCCGCGCGCTCTGGGCGACCTTGCGGGCCATGCCCGACGAACAGCTCTCGCGGGCCGTGATCCCCACAGAGGGGGCGCGCTGCATCAAAGACCTGGTGATGCATATCGCCGTGGTGGAAGACGGCTGGTTCCGGGGGGACCTCCTGGGCCGACCGCTGGTGCGGGAAACCTTCGGCTGGAAACCGCCCTCCTCGCCCGACGAATACTGGCACCATCCCGAGAAATCATTGGAGGAGCTGCTCACGTACTGGGAGGCCGTCGAGCAAGACACGCTGGCCCGCTGGCCCGAACTGATCGAACAGGCGGCGACCGACCGGCGCGTCGCGGTCGACGAGGTGCTGTGGCACGTCATGCAACACGAGGTTCGCCACACGGCGCAGATCGTCCAGATGATCCGCCTGCTCGGGGATGTCCCGCCCGCCCTCGATCTGGCGTTTTTCGCCGCGCGGTAA